From the Lolium rigidum isolate FL_2022 chromosome 2, APGP_CSIRO_Lrig_0.1, whole genome shotgun sequence genome, one window contains:
- the LOC124693297 gene encoding uncharacterized protein LOC124693297, with amino-acid sequence MATATMATAAGAAALLYYTLNRRLQTEKLDSGDDSDGGSGRDTAASGALLESSTPSRSRVSRRDVRAPATWLETISTLSETLRFTYSETLGKWPIGDLAFGISFLLRRQGNLSIASIYAGDDSVELKGAPVVTELKYLLSLLTLCWHFSKKPFPLFLETIGYSAEDVLMQEPKAGILKPAFTILIDRDRQCILLLIRGTHSIRDTLTAATGAVVPFHHTVVQEGGVSDLVLGYAHFGMVAAARWIAKLAAPCLTEALHMYPDYNIKVVGHSLGGGTAALLTYVLREQQEFASATCVAFAPAACMTWELAESGEHFITTVINGADLVPTFSAAAVDDLRSEVTASAWLNDLRHQIEQTRILSTFYRSASALGSRLPSMANAKARVAGAGAILRPVSTGTQVVMRRARSVAQAAWTRPGLQLSSWACIGPRRRNTTSSTSIVTSEEITTSTTSGRSEATSLLSETTVETTQIVTSETSQYAASEEVQSSITASDAVSTLDDKVDSDGEDIIDHHVDEDRISDVELWQQLENELYRKREEENNIVEDMTENNIAEEVGGTAQDVLSETNEKEVHRFYPPGKIMHIVTSRKLAVVDEEIEAVIDEEENAIHHDEEPIILPDDTTGESETSIGIYLTPRSLYGKLRLSKMMINDHYMPIYRRNIEQLVAELEKDLAL; translated from the exons atggcgacggcgacgatggcgaccgcggccggcgcggcggcgctgctgTACTACACGCTGAACCGCCGGCTGCAGACCGAGAAGCTCGACAGCGGGGACGATTCGGACGGCGGGAGCGGCAGGGACACGGCGGCCAGCGGGGCGCTGCTGGAGTCATCGACCCCTAGCAGGAGCCGCGTGTCGCGGAGGGACGTGCGCGCCCCCGCCACCTGGCTCGAGACCATCTCCACGCTCTCGGAGACGCTGCGCTTCACCTACTCTGAGACACTCGGCAAGTGGCCCATCGGGGACCTTGCTTTCGGGATAAGCTTCCTACTCAGGAGACAG GGAAACTTATCTATAGCGAGCATATATGCTGGAGATGATAGTGTGGAGCTCAAAGGAGCTCCAGTAGTTACTGAGTTGAAGTATCTTCTAAGTTTGTTGACACTGTGTTGGCACTTCTCCAAAAAGCCATTCCCGTTATTTCTGGAGACAATTGGCTATTCTGCGGAGGATGTTCTTATGCAAGAACCTAAAGCAGGA ATTTTGAAGCCAGCTTTCACCATTTTAATTGATAGAGACAGACAATGCATACTTCTACTAATTAGGGGAACCCACAGTATCAGAGATACCCTGACAGCTGCTACTGGTGCTGTGGTTCCATTCCATCATACAGTAGTCCAGGAAGGTGGTGTTAGCGACTTGGTTTTAGGGTATGCACATTTTGGGATGGTTGCAGCGGCTAGATGGATTGCAAAGCTTGCAGCTCCTTGTCTCACAGAAGCATTACATATGTATCCAGATTATAATATAAAG GTTGTTGGACATTCACTTGGAGGTGGAACAGCAGCTCTCTTGACTTATGTCCTCAGGGAGCAGCAGGAGTTTGCCTCTGCTACTTGCGTGGCATTTGCTCCAG CTGCTTGTATGACATGGGAGCTGGCTGAGTCAGGGGAGCATTTTATCACTACAGTCATCAATGGAGCTGATCTGGTGCCAACATTTTCAGCTGCAGCAGTAGATGATCTTCGTTCAGAG GTGACAGCATCTGCTTGGCTGAATGATCTCCGACACCAAATCGAGCAAACTAGAATCCTGAGCACTTTCTATCGGTCTGCATCTGCTCTGGGTTCACGGCTTCCTTCTATGGCAAATGCTAAAGCAAGAGTAGCTGGTGCTGGTGCCATCCTAAGACCTGTATCTACTGGGACACAG GTTGTAATGAGGCGAGCTCGCAGTGTAGCACAGGCAGCATGGACAAGACCAGGGCTACAACTATCCTCATGGGCGTGTATTGGGCCAAGGCGTCGAAATACTACTTCATCTACCTCAATTGTGACGTCAGAAGAAATAACAACTTCCACTACAAGTGGTCGCTCTGAAGCCACTTCACTTTTGTCTGAGACCACTGTGGAAACCACACAGATAGTTACATCTGAAACTTCACAGTATGCTGCATCAGAAGAGGTTCAGAGTTCCATTACAGCATCTGATGCTGTTAGCACCTTGGATGACAAGGTAGATAGTGACGGTGAGGACATCATCGATCACCATGTGGATGAGGACAGGATCAGCGATGTAGAGCTGTGGCAACAACTTGAAAATGAGTTGTACCGAAAAAGGGAAGAGGAGAATAACATAGTTGAAGATATGACTGAAAATAATATTGCTGAAGAGGTGGGTGGCACAGCTCAAGATGTCCTCAGTGAAACCAATGAGAAGGAGGTGCACAGATTTTACCCTCCCGGAAAAATTATGCACATAGTAACCTCCAGGAAATTAGCAGTCGTAGATGAGGAGATAGAAGCAGTCATAGATGAAGAGGAGAATGCCATTCATCATGATGAAGAGCCTATTATTCTTCCAGATGATACGACCGGGGAGTCAGAGACGAGCATAGGGATCTACTTGACACCGAGATCTTTGTATGGCAAGCTGAGGCTTTCGAAGATGATGATCAATGATCATTATATGCCGATATATAGAAGAAACATCGAGCAGTTGGTTGCCGAGCTTGAGAAGGACTTGGCTCTGTAG